One window from the genome of Plasmodium reichenowi strain SY57 chromosome 8, whole genome shotgun sequence encodes:
- a CDS encoding U6 snRNA-associated Sm-like protein LSm3, putative — MEKIALIQNPLDYIRLNMEEEIILKCKGDRELIGKLDAYDNHLNMILSNVRETYKYSVKENDEETVKKMERNLDMVFVRGDSIILVSSAMK; from the exons atggaaaaaataGCATTAATAcaaa ATCCCTTAGATTATATTCGTTTAAATATGgaagaagaaataattttaaaatgtaaAGGAGATAGAGAACTCATTGGAAAATTAGAT gCTTATGATAATCACTTAAATATGATTTTATCCAATGTACGTGAGACTTATAAATATAGTgttaaagaaaatgatgaagaaaCAGTCAAG AAAATGGAAAGAAATTTAGACATGGTTTTTGTTAGAGGAGATTCTATCATCCTAGTATCATCTGctatgaaataa
- a CDS encoding helicase SRCAP, putative — MNEIKSESLLQTRPFKLGIEDIQNLGSSYFIENNEKLKKYNNEISSLKKELDILNEKMGKCTTTTKIVEPAKTPEFTFWYYELKEMKGFQDLVMYEVKKKKKHFKVLSHSCLKYLSNREKMKIKKQEEEEKRLKLYSKNISSYMDVFWKKIEKLVWEEKKRELQQTLNKKKEMRFKKFVKEAIKKIKDARHNNAHELFENKYVSMSSNNNSEIVNNNLSSVDNGDKELKEDDLTDQEEEDYLLDEQMSSTDESENKEEEINMLDDEANLPIEELLKRMYGFKSGEDYINFMENEDDVNEENVIETSHNDEKSGDNSIGEDDNNNDEKSEDNNIEENDNNNDDKSGDNSIGEDDNNNDHQSGDNSIDEDDNNNDDKSGDNNIGEDDNNNDEKSEDNNIEENDNNNDDKIDQEQFNHETKDDIIKNCSYGHIDNKNYYDKTGEDYKSDKENYSPTRFHNKIKKEKYDEYDTKVKIEKREEENKNYEKDEHEHEHEHEREHEREHEHESDNYDKEKINKKKELILLKNAIENDSDEMSEHIKRDSRSSCQRNSEKKRRIIKDEYNLRRTKIAKSKPSSDNNNSDNDNNNDNNNEHKNDSDDSDDNDDILTCNMDEKHLTKIPPIIKATLRDYQHAGLHWLLYLYKNNINGILADEMGLGKTLQCISLLSYLAYYFNIWGPHLVIVPTSILINWEIELKRFCPCFKILSYYGNQNERYKKRVGWFNKDTFHICISSYSTVVKDHLVFKRKRWKYIILDEAHNIKNFNTKRWNIILSLKRDNCLLITGTPLQNSLEELWSLLHFLMPNIFTSHLDFKEWFSDPLNLAIEKSKIHHSKELIDRLHTVIRPYILRRLKKNVEKEMPNKYEHIIKCKLTRRQQILYDEFINNKNVQNTLNTGNYIGLMNILIQLRKVCNHCDLFTNKYIQTPYYYMLSIRYFVPRFFILFEKNYYADFYLILFLHNEFTSLGGRNVTKQTNTSSKSLDLAHILNKHNTNELYDNNHISELYDNNHISELYDNNHISELCDNNHISELYGNNHISELYGNNHISELYDNPMNHKNFKHNSNCYTYPNDHINNMKNNNPSGFTKTSEEFGQNISHEKDNNYHMMDHNNMNNLLSNEMVNSLRNDDNSNNNFYKYSPTSNNNDSQTSIHDNKQCDYNKFCADTFNNINSIENEEKHSLNVLNEQNTNNSKDNNNTDNNNNNNHNNKQHCNYNDNCTSDYATNIINHRNAFLSILKLLNQSNPLKSDNNNNNNNNNGNNNIYNMNRCNSRNSRNSRNSRNSRNSRNSSLSNIFSSNTSKMNSFPLDLLYTKSFINENALCKNSLFVNINIEDVHSYIYNSIYKEYMPKNILSFSDEFLTELNNNYDILSLYIDPYNRYKSYNEYLYKMKEEGTLTSQQSLSDINNKHIYHKSTSNENTHMKNRKTFIYKYNNMFKVINNDTQYQNIFTDDTNNTYYNSLEHNLWIKRNQIDERKKEQEEEQNKYYNLCMNNFYILRNERIPIFGKNFLDLIKREFTKDKNIVYNYTNNVPINYYSSVKEVWVEDIYEKDNKKRKWKREKRWYKRIKKTNNQPEDNDVDKKNSMDREIQIINEEEENSIDQEKDNCDDEDMNSNLSSNVYGSFDISSHNFIHSRCHNSMMNMSYIIEFLFPNMEQFLKRHEKMIHNFTLINNPSVICKSHDIRINNNLLNYSNHKMNPIILKIKNATRVYHDAFLKQSIIFPLNKDISLGSGKLCALEKLLSKCKREGNKCLLFTQFIKMLDILEIFLNHLNYSFIRLDGSTKVEQRQKIVTKFNNDKSIFIFISSTRSGSIGINLTAANVVIFYDTDWNPSIDKQAMDRCHRIGQTKDVHVFRFVCEYTVEENIWKKQLQKRKLDNICINMGNFNNSNNHSKITDTDPTHNKDWFTNVDTIKEVFINKKNNDDDDDMYKDRLLHEQVENKDKMNVRFEKTLEHVEDKDDIRALNETKKETQNEISQNMQEFTTRNDFQDSYNLTSYCFNFLNENLTDSLKQQIDEMKMKIEIEMMNTGDENMPLSDSSNKSHNSE, encoded by the exons atgaatgaaATAAAATCTGAAAGTTTATTGCAGACAAGGCCATTCAAGTTAGGTATTGAGGATATTCAAAATTTAGGGTCGTCATATTTTATCGAAAACAATGAAAAACTgaaaaaatacaataatGAAATCAGTTCATTGAAAAAAGA ATTGGACattttaaatgaaaaaatggGAAAATG TACTACAACAACGAAGATTGTCGAACCAGCCAAAACTCCTGAATTTACCTTCTGGTATTATGAACTTAAAGAAATG aAAGGATTTCAGGATCTGGTTATGTATGAagtaaagaaaaagaagaaacaCTTCAAAGTTTTGAGCCACAGTTGCCTAAAATATTTAAGCAATCGAGaaaagatgaaaataaaaaaacaagaagaagaagagaaaagattaaaattatattcaaAGAATATATCGTCTTATATGGATGTATTTTGGAAGAAAATAGAAAAGCTAGTATgggaagaaaaaaagagaGAATTACAACAaacattaaataaaaaaaaagaaatgagATTTAAAAAGTTTGTGAAAGAAGccataaaaaaaataaaagatgCTAGACATAATAATGCTCATGAATTGtttgaaaataaatatgttagTATGAGCTCAAATAATAACAGTGAAattgttaataataatttatcatCCGTTGATAATGGTgataaagaattaaaagaaGATGATCTTACAGACcaagaagaagaagattATCTCTTGGATGAGCAAATGAGCTCAACTGATGAATCTGAAAAcaaagaagaagaaatcAATATGTTAGATGACGAAGCAAACTTACCCATTGAAGAATTGTTGAAAAGAATGTATGGTTTTAAGAGTGGAGAggattatataaattttatgGAAAATGAAGACGACGTAAATGAAGAGAATGTAATTGAAACGAGTcataatgatgaaaaaagTGGAGATAATAGCATTGGTGaggatgataataataatgatgaaaaaagtgaagataataatatagaagaaaatgataataataatgatgacAAAAGTGGAGATAATAGCATTGGTGaggatgataataataatgatcaCCAAAGTGGAGATAATAGCATTGATGaggatgataataataatgatgataaaagTGGAGATAATAACATTGGTGaggatgataataataatgatgaaaaaagTGAAGATAATAACATAGAAGagaatgataataataatgatgacAAAATTGATCAAGAGCAATTTAATCATGAGACTAAGGATGATATAATTAAGAATTGCTCGTATGGACATATTGATaataagaattattatgataagACAGGAGAAGATTACAAAAGtgataaagaaaattattCACCAACCAGatttcataataaaataaaaaaggaaaaatatgatgaatatGATACAAAGGTgaaaatagaaaaaagagaagaagaaaataaaaattatgaaaagGATGAACATGAACATGAACATGAACATGAACGTGAACATGAACGTGAACATGAACATGAAAGtgataattatgataaggaaaaaataaataagaaaaaagaattaattttattaaaaaatgcTATCGAAAACGATTCGGATGAGATGTCtgaacatataaaaagagATAGTAGATCATCTTGTCAAAGAAATAgtgaaaagaaaagaagaattataaaagatgaatataatttaaGGAGGACAAAAATAGCTAAAAGTAAACCATCTAGCGATAATAACAATAGTGACaatgacaataataatgacaataataatgagCACAAGAATGATAGTGATGACagtgatgataatgatgatatattaacatGTAACATGGATGAAAAACATTTAACAAAAATCCCTCCTATTATTAAAGCGACCTTACGAGATTATCAACATGCAGGGTTACATTggttattatatttatataaaaataatattaatggTATATTAGCTGATGAAATGGGTTTAGGAAAGACATTACAATGTATATCATTGTTAAGTTACCTAgcttattattttaatatatggGGTCCACATTTAGTAATAGTACCAACAtctatattaataaattgGGAAATTGAATTAAAACGTTTTTGTCCATGTTTTAAAATCTTATCATATTATGGAAATCAAAAtgaaagatataaaaaaagagtTGGATGGTTTAATAAAGATACTTTTCATATATGCATTTCTAGTTATTCAACTGTTGTAAAAGATCATTTAGTTtttaaaaggaaaagatggaaatatataatattagaTGAAGctcataatataaaaaattttaatacGAAACGTtggaatattatattaagTTTAAAAAGAGATAATTGTTTATTAATTACAGGTACCCCTTTACAAAATAGTTTAGAAGAGTTATGGTCTTTACTTCATTTTCTTATGccaaatatatttacatcTCATTTAGATTTTAAGGAATGGTTTTCAGATCCTTTAAATTTAGCTATagaaaaaagtaaaattCATCATTCCAAAGAATTAATAGATAGATTACATACAGTTATACGtccatatattttaagaagattaaagaaaaatgtagaaaaagaaatgccaaataaatatgaacatataattaaatgTAAATTAACACGAAGACAACAAATTTTGTATGatgaatttataaataataaaaatgtacaaaatacattaaatacaggaaattatataggattaatgaatatattaatacaatTAAGAAAGGTATGTAATCATTGTGATTTGtttacaaataaatatatacaaacaccttattattatatgttatcAATTCGTTATTTTGTACCTcgtttttttattttatttgaaaaaaattattatgcagatttttatctaatactttttcttcataatGAATTTACATCTCTCGGTGGTCGAAATGTTACCAAACAAACAAATACATCTTCCAAATCACTTGACCTTGctcatattttaaataagCATAATACTAATGAATTGTATgataataatcatatttCTGAATTGTATgataataatcatatttCTGAATTGTATgataataatcatatttCTGAATTGTGTgataataatcatatttCTGAATTGTATGgtaataatcatatttCTGAATTGTATGgtaataatcatatttCTGAATTGTATGATAATCCAATGaatcataaaaatttcAAACATAATTCAAATTGTTATACTTATCCAAATGatcatattaataatatgaagaaTAATAATCCATCTGGATTTACAAAAACCAGTGAAGAGTTTGGTCAGAATATATCACatgaaaaagataataattatcatatgatggatcataataatatgaataatttattatcaaaCGAAATGGTAAATTCCTTGAGAAACGATgataattcaaataataatttttataaatattctcCCAcatctaataataatgattcGCAGACAAGTATACATGATAACAAACAATGTGATTATAATAAGTTTTGTGCAGATACTTTtaacaatattaatagtatTGAGAATGAGGAAAAACATTCCCTGAATGTTTTAAACGAACAAAACACCAACAATAgtaaagataataataatacagataataataataataataatcataataataagcaacattgtaattataatgataattgCACAAGTGATTATGCAactaatattattaatcaTAGGAATGCTTTTCTTTCCATACTAAAACTCTTGAACCAAAGCAACCCTCTTAAGAGcgacaataataataataataataataataatgggaataataatatatataatatgaacagATGTAATAGTCGTAATAGTCGTAATAGTCGTAACAGTCGTAACAGTCGTAATAGTCGTAATAGCTCGCTGtctaatattttttcctcCAATACAAGTAAAATGAATTCATTCCCACTTGATTTGCTATACACGAAAAGttttataaatgaaaatgcCCTATGTAAGAATTCTCTTTTTGTtaacataaatatagaaGATGTTCAtagttatatttataatagtatatataaagaatatatgcctaagaatattttaagTTTTTCTGATGAATTTCTCAcagaattaaataataattatgatattctttctttatatattgatccatataatagatataaaagttataatgaatacctatataaaatgaaagaGGAAGGAACATTAACAAGTCAACAATCATTAAGcgatataaataataaacatatttatcataaaaGTACATCTAATGAAAATACACATATGAAAAATAGgaaaacatttatatataaatataataacatgTTTAAAGtaattaataatgatacacagtatcaaaatatatttactgATGACACAAATAATACTTATTATAATTCATTAGAACATAATTTATGGATTAAAAGAAATCAAATTgatgaaagaaaaaaagaacaagaAGAGGAACAgaacaaatattataatctgtgtatgaataatttctatatattaagaaatGAAAGAATACCTATCTTTGGTAAAAATTTTCTAGACTTAATTAAAAGAGAATTTACAaaggataaaaatattgtttataattatacGAACAATGTTCctattaattattattcatcAGTCAAGGAAGTTTGGGTTGAGGATATTTATGAAAAGGATAACAAAAAGAGGAAATGGAAAAGAGAAAAGAGATGGTACAAGAGaataaagaaaacaaaCAATCAACCAGAAGATAATGATGttgacaaaaaaaatagtatGGATAGAGAAATACAGATAATAAATGAAGAGGAAGAAAATAGTATTGATcaagaaaaagataattGTGATGATGAAGATATGAATTCTAATTTATCTTCTAATGTGTATGGAAGTTTTGATATATCATCACACAATTTTATTCATTCCAGATGTCATAATTCAATGATGAATATGTCTTATATAATTGAATTCTTATTTCCTAATATGGAACAATTTTTAAAACGACATGAAAAGATGATACATAATTTTACGTTAATAAATAATCCATCCGTGATATGTAAAAGTCATgatataagaataaataataatttattaaattatagTAATCATAAAATGAATCCAatcattttaaaaataaaaaatgcTACTAGAGTATATCATGATGcatttttaaaacaatCAATAATCTTCCctttaaataaagatatatcATTAGGAAGTGGCAAATTATGTGCCCTAGAGAAATTGTTAAGTAAATGTAAAAGAGAAGGAAAtaaatgtttattatttacacaatttattaaaatgttagatatattagaaatatttttaaaccatttaaattattcttttataagATTAGATGGATCTACAAAAGTAGAACAACGTCAAAAAATTGTAacaaaatttaataatgataaatcgatttttatatttatttcttccACACGTAGTGGTAGTATAGGTATTAATTTAACAGCAGCAAATGTAGTCATTTTTTATGACACCGATTGGAATCCTTCAATTGATAAACAAGCTATGGATAGATGCCACCGTATAGGACAAACAAAGGATGTACATGTTTTTAGATTTGTTTGTGAATATACTgtagaagaaaatatatggaaaaaacaattacaaaaaaggaaactagataatatttgtataaatatgGGAAATTTTAATAACTCAAATAACCATTCAAAAATAACAGATACAGATCCTACACATAATAAAGATTGGTTTACTAATGTTGATACAATCAAAGAAGTAtttattaacaaaaaaaataatgatgatgacgACGATATGTATAAAGATAGATTGTTACATGAGCAAGTcgaaaataaagataaaatgAATGTCCGTTTTGAGAAAACATTAGAGCATGTTGAGGATAAGGATGATATACGTGCATTAAATGAGACTAAAAAGGAGACACAGAATGAGATATCTCAAAATATGCAG GAGTTTACTACACGTAATGACTTCCAAGACAGCTATAATCTCACCTCATATTGCTTCAATTTCTTAAACGAAAATCTAACAGACTCCTTAAAACAACAAATTGatgaaatgaaaatgaaaattgAAATTGAAATGATGAATACTGGAGATGAAAATATGCCCCTTAGTGACTCATCAAATAAATCCCATAATTCAGAATAA
- a CDS encoding hypothetical protein (conserved Plasmodium protein, unknown function): protein MIFLYFPFVLLLCTFLINITKCKYIIFNEDKYLRNSSFSYHSSNSLFKVRKYFHNFILSNYYFSKKKSKQSKRFNNELNKEKELKGEEDTYFLFPENILDEDKSYLPFNKEKIMASIKKHKKEDDNIKNILKKTKKHCNYLTNKLGRLNKKLREIKKLETVFYANPNILTEEQKVKLSKKDQVKNEIVIINRYRKKYISYKRNLQKNVDDTSPFFYNKKKKKEKKKFCTPEEFREILKSNDPKGTIQKIKKIDLNKIPRNVTDFLVFNKVGTKEEVKILFGLKAIKINGNTIDDENYILNIKEDEVKVFDQIVHIHEDHYAIRKRFTTKQKQILNKKKKETITEAKKEVKEVEKFFGINI, encoded by the exons atgatttttttgtattttccCTTTGttctattattatgtactttcctaataaatattactaaatgtaaatatataatttttaatgaaGACAAATATTTGAGGAattcttcattttcataTCATAGTAGTAATAGCTTATTTAAGGttagaaaatattttcataatttcattttatcaaattattatttttcaaaaaagAAGTCAAAACAATCTAAACGTTTTAATAATGAACTAaacaaagaaaaagaattaaagGGAGAGGAAGATActtatttcctttttccagaaaatatattagatGAAGATAAAAGTTATCTTCcatttaataaagaaaaaataatggcaagtataaaaaaacataaaaaagaggatgataatataaagaatattttaaaaaaaacgAAAAAACATTGTAACTATTTAACAAACAAATTAGGGAggttaaataaaaaacttcgagaaataaaaaagcTGGAAACCGTTTTTTATGCAAACCCTAATATATTGACAGAAGAGCAAAAAGTTAAATTAAGCAAAAAAGATCAGgtgaaaaatgaaatagttattattaatagatataggaaaaaatatatatcctATAAAAGAAATCTACAAAAAAATGTGGATGACACATCAccctttttttataataagaaaaagaaaaaggagaagaaaaaattttgtACACCCGAGGAGTTTCGAgaaatat TAAAATCTAACGATCCAAAGGGAAcaatacaaaaaattaaaaaaatcgACCTTAACAAAATACCAAGAAATGTGACTGACTTCTTAGTATTTAATAAAGTGGGAACAAAAGAAGAAGTCAAAATTCTATTTGGTCTTAAAGctataaaaattaatggAAATACAa ttgatgatgaaaattatattttaaatataaaggaAGACGAAGTAAAGGTCTTTGATCAAATAGTACATATCCACGAAGATCA tTATGCAATCCGAAAAAGATTTACAACAAAGCAGAAACAAATTCttaataagaaaaagaagGAAACTATTACTGAAGCTAAGAAGGAAGTTAAGGAAGTGGAAAAGTTCTTTggtattaatatataa